One region of Columba livia isolate bColLiv1 breed racing homer chromosome 30, bColLiv1.pat.W.v2, whole genome shotgun sequence genomic DNA includes:
- the CARM1 gene encoding LOW QUALITY PROTEIN: histone-arginine methyltransferase CARM1 (The sequence of the model RefSeq protein was modified relative to this genomic sequence to represent the inferred CDS: deleted 2 bases in 1 codon) produces MAAVSVFAGVRLLTIGDANGEIQRHQEQQPLRLEVRTGPDSAGLALYGHEDVCVFKCSVCRETECSRVGKQSFIVTLGCNSVLLQFATPTDFCSFYNILKNCRGHNTERSVFSERTEESSAVQYFQFYGYLSQQQNMMQDYVRTGTYQRAILQNHSDFKDKIVLDVGCGSGILSFFAAQAGARKIYAVEASTMAQHAEVLVKSNNLTERIVVVPGKVEEVALPEQVDIIISEPMGYMLFNERMLESYLHAKKYLKPSGNMFPTIGDVHLAPFTDEQLYMEQFTKANFWYQPSFHGVDLSALRGAAVDEYFRQPVVDTFDIRILMAKSVKYTVNFLEAKEGDLHRIEIPFKFHMLHSGLVHGLAFWFDVAFIGSIMTVWLSTAPTEPLTHWYQVRCLFQSPLFAKAGDTLSGTCLLVANKRQSYDISIVAQVDQTGSKSSNLLDLKNPFFRYTGTTPSPPPGSHYTSPSENMWSAGGGYNMSAGMAVAGMPAAYDLSGVIGGTNVTHNNLIPLANTGIVNHTHSRMGSIMSTGIVQGSSSAQGGAGSSPHYYPPLNSQFTMGGPPCPWPPPMSITTNTMHYGS; encoded by the exons ATGGCCGCGGTGTCGGTGTTCGCCGGCGTGCGGCTGCTCACCATCGGGGACGCCAACGGCGAGATCCAGCGgcaccaggagcagcagccgcTGCGCCTCGAGGTCCGCACGGGGCCCGACAGCGCCGGGCTGGCGCTCTACGGCC ATGAAGACGTCTGCGTGTTCAAATGCTCCGTGTGCCGCGAGACCGAGTGCAGCCGCGTGGGCAAACAGTCCTTCATCGTCACCCTGGGCTGCAACAGCGTCCTGCTGCAGTTCGCCACCCCCACCG ATTTCTGCTCCTTCTACAACATCCTCAAAAACTGCCGCGGCCACAACACGGAGCGCTCGGTGTTCAGCGAACGCACCGAGGAGTCCTCGGCCGTCCAGTATTTCCAG ttCTACGGGTACCTGTCGCAGCAGCAGAACATGATGCAGGACTACGTGCGCACCGGCACCTACCAGCGCGCCATCCTGCAGAACCACAGCGACTTCAAGGACAAG ATCGTGCTGGACGTCGGCTGCGGCTCCGGCATCCTCTCGTTCTTCGCGGCGCAGGCCGGCGCGCGCAAGATCTACGCGGTGGAAGCCAGCACCATGGCGCAGCACGCCGAG GTTTTGGTGAAAAGCAACAACCTGACGGAGCGGATCGTGGTGGTGCCGGGGAAGGTGGAGGAGGTGGCGCTGCCCGAGCAGGTCGACATCATCATCTCCGAGCCCATGGGCTACATGCTGTTCAACGAGAGGATGCTGGAGAGCTACCTGCACGCCAAGAAGTACCTGAAACCCAGCG GAAACATGTTCCCCACGATCGGCGACGTGCACCTGGCGCCGTTCACCGACGAGCAGCTCTACATGGAGCAGTTCACCAAAGCCAATTTCTG GTACCAACCGTCCTTCCACGGCGTCGACCTCTCGGCGCTTCGCGGCGCCGCCGTCGATGAGTATTTCCGGCAGCCGGTGGTG GACACCTTCGATATCCGGATTTTAATGGCCAAATCCGTCAAATACACCGTGAATTTCTTAGAAGCCAAAGAAGGCGACTTGCACAG GATAGAAATTCCCTTCAAGTTCCACATGCTGCACTCGGGGCTGGTGCACGGCTTGGCGTTCTGGTTCGACGTCGCCTTCATCGGCTCCAT aaTGACGGTCTGGCTCTCGACGGCGCCCACGGAGCCGCTGACCCACTGGTACCAGGTCCGGTGCCTCTTCCAGTCGCCGCTTTTCGCCAAAGCCGGGGACACGTTGTCGGGGACGTGCCTGTTGGTGGCCAACAAGAG acAGAGCTACGACATCAGCATCGTGGCGCAGGTCGACCAGACGGGCTCCAAATCCTCCAACCTCCTGGACCTGAAAAACCCCTTTTTCAG GTACACAGGGACGACGCCTTCGCCCCCCCCCGGCTCCCACTACACGTCCCCATCGGAGAACATGTGGAGCGCGGGCGGCGGATACAACATGAGCGCGGGGATGGCGGTGGCCg GGATGCCGGCGGCCTATGATCTGAGCGGCGTCATCGGCGGCACCAACGTCACCCACAACAACCTCATCCCCTTGG ccaaCACCGGCATCGTCAACCACACCCACTCCAGGATGGGCTCCATCATGAGCACCGGGATCGTCCAGG